TGTTCTATTTAAGAGATGCTCATAATTTACCTGTGGAGTGGATAAAGAAAATGCGTGCATCAATTAAAAATCTTGCAGGATATTTCAGCACTCAAAGAATGGTAAAAGAATACACAGAGAAGTTTTATACAAAAGTATTTTAATTTTTATTATAAACAAAAACACCTTCTAATTAAACTGTAGAAGGTGTTTTTTTTATATCCCCGAATGATTAGAATTATTTCTAACTCATAAAAACTCTTTCAAACGTCCAGTAAATTGCAAATAAACCTATTACAACTGAAATCGGTATAGCGACTTTTTGCTTATACCATATTTTATCTTTTGTCCATTTGCCGAATAAAATATATGCAAGCATTATAACCGCAATTTGCCCCAGTTCAACCCCCACGTTGAAAAGCACCAGGGCATAACCGAATTCCTTCTGCGGCAACCCAAGCTCCTGCAGCGCGCTTGCAAAACCAAGTCCGTGTATCAATCCAAAAAAGAAAACTATCGCAATAGTTATTCTTTTAAAATCTTTTACAAGTATTACTTCAATTGCTATAGCTAAAATTGTAATTGCAATGAAAGGTTCAACAATGTATGAAGGCACGTTTACAATTTTAAACATCGCAAGTCCCAGTGTTATTGAGTGCGCAACTGTAAATGTTGTTGCAAGCAGTAAAACCTGCTTCATAGTTTTGCACATTAAATAAAGCCCGACTATAAATAGTATGTGGTCAAATCCATAGGGAAGTATATGAGTAAAGCCCAATTGAAGATACAGCCAGCTTACATCTATCCTTGATAATTTATCTATATCAATCGGATGTGCGAAAATTATTGAAGGAATGTATGTTATAAATAAAACTATAATTGAAAAAAATATTTTCTTTTTCATTTCTGTGAGATTGAAAATTATTGTTGTTCTGTTTGGCTTAACCAGGGATATATTTTTAGTGCATTTGAAGTATATTCTTTCGCTTTAATATCATTGCCTGCTTTTTCATAAATTTTTCCGGCGTGATACATCATCAGCGGGTCTTTCACTCCGAGCTTCAATGCAGTCTCAATATTTTTCAAAGCTTCTTCGTTGTTTCCGTTTTTATATTCTGCCCATGCAAGTGTATGAAATGTCTTGAAGCTGTTGTTTCCTTCACTGATATATTTTTCCGTTGTGTGTATAGCATCTTTTAAGTTCTTGCCTTGGTTTATATTGAAAAGTATAAGTTCTAAATCAGTATCTACACCTTTCTCTTTAAAATATGTATTGATGAATTTTACCTTTGCATAACTCTCTTCTGCTTTTTCTATCTGTCCTGTTATTTTGTATGTGTCTGCAAGCATAATCAGATATTCCGGAAGCTTATTTTTCTCTGTAATTTTTTCATACAAGGAAATTGCGCCTTCATAATCTTTTTCGTATAGTTTTATCTTTGCAAGTCCCCCGAGGGCATGAATATAATTAGGATATTTATTCAAAGCACTCTGATATTCATTTTTAGCCGCTTCCCTGTCACCCGATAGAAAATATAAATTTCCTAATTGCACCGTGCACCATGCAGTGTTTTCTC
The genomic region above belongs to Bacteroidota bacterium and contains:
- a CDS encoding HupE/UreJ family protein, coding for MKKKIFFSIIVLFITYIPSIIFAHPIDIDKLSRIDVSWLYLQLGFTHILPYGFDHILFIVGLYLMCKTMKQVLLLATTFTVAHSITLGLAMFKIVNVPSYIVEPFIAITILAIAIEVILVKDFKRITIAIVFFFGLIHGLGFASALQELGLPQKEFGYALVLFNVGVELGQIAVIMLAYILFGKWTKDKIWYKQKVAIPISVVIGLFAIYWTFERVFMS
- a CDS encoding tetratricopeptide repeat protein is translated as MKKIIIYSLAVIVLGIGTWKFFDYRKNKARNNVMGILNSKTSYVSNSVSSVDRYISKNQEDLKSNPDNVSLLVKTGYAYIQKTREENDPQYYEDAKNFLERAIEINDKNSDAYAGLGSIYLSEHNFKQALETGLKAKELNPYSAYVLSVIVDAQVELGMYEDAIKSAQVMVDTRPDLSSYSRISYIREIHGDLPGAIDAMKMAITAGAPTGENTAWCTVQLGNLYFLSGDREAAKNEYQSALNKYPNYIHALGGLAKIKLYEKDYEGAISLYEKITEKNKLPEYLIMLADTYKITGQIEKAEESYAKVKFINTYFKEKGVDTDLELILFNINQGKNLKDAIHTTEKYISEGNNSFKTFHTLAWAEYKNGNNEEALKNIETALKLGVKDPLMMYHAGKIYEKAGNDIKAKEYTSNALKIYPWLSQTEQQ